One stretch of Gopherus flavomarginatus isolate rGopFla2 chromosome 2, rGopFla2.mat.asm, whole genome shotgun sequence DNA includes these proteins:
- the LOC127044693 gene encoding LOW QUALITY PROTEIN: zinc finger MYM-type protein 1-like (The sequence of the model RefSeq protein was modified relative to this genomic sequence to represent the inferred CDS: inserted 1 base in 1 codon) yields the protein MSYRKQPSGSQNRKWKNEIGLAVEAQKGSILKFVHHENNEVDQDHHVTSQENFYADEAQETQEHTEQLFETDADTKQEIKTVETVLAWDIDDIGTWPQSLNNEYRAIILEKGPVRIKGLEYPKDIRGRKFTKNNYYKRLSNGEIVNRWWLVYSKCKDAVFCFPCKIFNSCNFKIATMGINDWKNLSHILPQHEKAQYHIESMHKWCELSVRLKNQTTLDAQNQRLLESEKQHWRRILERLLSIVEYLSTNNLAFRGSVQKLFQPQNGNFWGLVQLLGKFDTVMSEHLRRVTENEIHDHSLGPRIQNELIMLMSNKVRDKIVSLVTLAKYFAVILDCTLDISHQEQMSLIVRFVDISDSAQITVKELFITFLXIQDTTGFGLLQTLLDELKQMGLSIMNIRGQGYDNGANMKGCISGMQARLLRENPRAFFVPCACHSLNLIVCDMAKSSVEAISFFGLLQRIYVLLSASTQRWQIFKAHVNGITVKPLSETRWESRVESVKTLRYQSEEVYEALVAISEEARDPKAKSEAQSLASEISSFKFLTSVVIWYDILVKISSVSKFLVKYREHGFKEAQVTARELAQALGVEPKFPCANVTQVSRKKRQMEYEGADEPIDDPEKKFEILKGRDMILSSNIDSSDTLKAQETHYKKGDSGLSKEILPTLIYTKLPIY from the exons ATGTCCTATCGAAAACAACCTTCTGGGTCACAAAAtagaaaatggaaaaatgaaaTAGGATTAGCTGTAGAAGCACAGAAGGGTTCTATACTTAAGTTTGTACATCATGAAAACAACGAAGTTGATCAAGATCATCATGTAACTTCCCAAGAAAATTTTTATGCAGATGAAGCTCAAGAAACGCAAGAACACACAGAACAATTATTTGAAACAGATGCagacacaaaacaagaaattaaaacagttgaaactgtactagcatgggatatagatgacattgGCACATGGCCGCAATCTTTAAACAACGAATACCGTGCCATTATACTTGAGAAAGGCCCTGTGAGAATAAAAGGTCTTGAATATCCTAAAGACATTAGAGGTAGGAAATTCACAAAAAACAATTACTACAAAAGACTTTCTAATGGTGAAATTGTCAACAGATGGTGGCTTGTGTACTCTAAATGCAAGGATGCTGTATTTTGTTTCCCATGCAAGATTTTCAATAGTTGCAATTTTAAGATAGCAACCATGGGTATTAATGATTGGAAAAATCTTAGTCACATATTACCACAACATGAAAAGGCACAATACCACATTGAAAGTATGCACAAATGGTGTGAGCTGAGTGTAAGGTTAAAAAATCAGACAACTCTTGATGCCCAAAATCAAAGATTGCTGGAGTCAGAAAAGCAGCATTGGCGTCGTATTCTTGAACGTCTATTATCTATTGTTGAATATCTATCAACAAACAACCTTGCTTTTAGAGGAAGCGTTCAGAAATTATTCCAGccccaaaatggaaatttttgggGCCTTGTACAACTGCTGGGAAAATTTGACACAGTGATGAGTGAACATCTCCGAAgagtaactgaaaatgaaatacatgacCACTCTTTGGGaccaagaattcaaaatgaactgatcaTGCTAATGAGTAATAAAGTGAGAGACAAAATTGTTTCACTGGTTactttggcaaaatattttgccgtAATTCTAGATTGCACTCTGGACATAAGTCATCAAGAACAGATGTCATTAATAGTGAGATTTGTCGACATTAGTGATTCAGCACAGATTACAGTTAAGGAATTGTTTATCACATTTT GAATACAAGACACTACAGGTTTTGGACTTCTTCAAACTCTCCTTGATGAACTAAAACAAATGGGATTGTCCATAATGAACATTCGAGgacaaggctatgataatggcgCCAATATGAAAGGATGCATTTCTGGCATGCAAGCTAGATTGCTGAGAGAAAATCCACGAGCCTTTTTTGTTCCATGTGCATGCCACAGCCTTAATTTGATAGTGTGTGATATGGCCAAGTCTTCTGTAGAAGCTAtatctttttttggtttgctgcaacGCATTTACGTGCTCTTGTCAGCTTCCACTCAACGATGGCAAATATTCAAAGCACATGTCAATGGTATTACCGTTAAGCCTCTATCTGAGACACGCTGGGAAAGCAGAGTAGAAAGTGTAAAAACGTTGAGATATCAATCTGAGGAAGTTTATGAAGCATTGGTTGCTATTTCGGAAGAAGCCAGAGATCCAAAAGCTAAAAGTGAAGCACAGTCATTGGCCTCTGAAATATCCAGCTTCAAGTTTCTAACATCTGTCGTAATCTGGTATGACATTCTTGTTAAAATCTCAAGTgtaagcaaa TTTTTAGTGAAATATAGAGAACATGGATTCAAAGAAGCACAGGTTACAGCAAGAGAGCTTGCACAGGCACTCGGTGTAGAACCAAAATTTCCATGTGCGAATGTGACACAAGTTTCAAGGAAAAAACGACAAATGGAATATGAGGGAGCAGATGAGCCCATagatgatccagaaaagaaatttgag ATACTGAAAGGCAGAGATATGATTCTCAGTTCAAACATAGACTCTAGTGACACACTAAAAGCTCAAGAGACACACTACAAAAAAGGAGACTCTGGCCTCTCCAAAGAGATTCTGCCAACTTTGATTTACACAAAACTACCAATATATTGA